The segment CAATATTTTTTCCGTTAATCTCGATGGAATTTCCATTTTGTAACTCCTGCCATAGTTTTCCTTCTGGAATTCCCAATTCTTTTGCTTTTTCTGGATAGAAAACTCCTGCTCTTTCATTTTCTTCAAAGCAATATGAAAATGCAGGAATTCCATGTTGTGCTTCACAACAATTTATTTGATAATTTTTTTCTTTTACAACATTACCCTCATCTACAATTGTAATGAAAACTGGAAATGGTAGTCCAAAATTTAATACTTTGATATTTGCTGTAATGAATTCTTCAATTCCAGCTGGGCCATAAATCTCAACAGCTTCTGTTCTTTTTTGTAATGACATTGTTTGTAGAAGACCTAAAATACCTAAACAGTGATCTCCATGAAGATGTGTAACAAATATTTTCATCTTTTTGTTCCATGGCAATCCTGCTTTCAAATAGGCAACTTGTGCACCTTCACCTGCATCAAACATTAAAACCTCATTTTCACGAACAAGACAAATGCATGTTAGTGAGCGTTCCACTGTTGGTGCAGCAGCAGATGTTCCAAGATAAACTATTTTCATTATATTATTTTCACTTTAATGCATCAGAAATAACTTTTGATACATCCACTTTTGCAGATTCACCCGGTATGGTATTTGTGCTAATTATTTGAGACACGCCTGCATTTTTGATCTTTTTTGCAGCATCATTGACCAATAACGCATGTGTGCATGCTACAAAAACACGCCTGCATTTTTGTTTCTTTAAAAATTGAGTTGCTTTGATAATACTTCCACCAGTACTAATCATATCATCTACCAAAATCAAATCTCTGTCTTTAACATCAACTTTTCCTGAAAGAATTTTCACTTTACCAGTTTTTCTGTCTCTCTGTTTCTTTAACGCGATGAAATCTGTCTTTAAAAGTTCAGAAAACTTTACAGCTCTTTCTTTTCCTCCCAAATCTGGTGACACAACTACTGGATTTTTCATCTTCATTTTCTTAAAATGTTTGACTAGAACTTCCATCGCTGAAACATTTTCTGATGAAATTCTTAATTCTTTTAATGCTAATTTACTATGAATATCTACTGTGAGAATTTTTTTTACACCTGCTGCTTTGAGTAATTTTCCAACAACTCCTATGGTGATTATTTCTCCTCCAAGAAACTCTCTATCTTGTCTTGCATATCCCATGTAAGGAATAACTGCATATACTTTTGATGAAAATTTTTGTACTTTTGAAACAATACTCAATAATTCTAAAAGATTTGAATCAACTGGTGGATAGGTTGATTGGACTACTACCACTATACTTTTTTTTGGAATCTGATTAATTGTTATTTTACTTTCTCCGTCTGGAAATACCTTTTTTTCAGTTTTAATATATGGCGATTTTATTTTTCTAGCAATTCTTTTGGCTAGATCTGATGATGAATCTCCGCCAACAACTGTAAATTTTGCCATTAAATCAACGAATCAAAACGGATTCTTAAGTTTTCGTAAGATTATTTTTTAATCTAATCTCCTTTCTTTTGTAAAAATAGCTTGTAATTGCAACTACACTGACCCCAATAATCTGTACTCCAAGCCAATCTAGTCCCTGGAATGATATTGTCTCAAATGTAAATGGTGAAAACAATGGGAATTCAGTATCTGAATTAAGTGCAACATCTGCTAAGAAAATATCAAATGCAATGTGGGACAAAACCGCACCAAACGCAACAGCACATATTCTGATATCTTTTCCTCGTAGAATTACAAAAAACACTATAGATACAATTACCGCAAATGGAATTGAATGACTCATTCTTGAGACTAACTCTATATCCAGAAATTGTAGCAAATGATCCGAATCTAAGAAGATTGCAAAACTTCCACCTAGAATTATGTATCTAATACTTAATGTTCCCAATCCAATTACTGCGCCCCATAAAATATGACCTAACACATGCTCATACGTAACGCTACTCACTACAAGCGGGTTTCCAATTACAATTGTGAATTCACTTTCAGGAAAGAAGGCACCAATCATCGAAAATGCAAATGAAACGAAAGCAAAAATTATTGAATTTTTTAAAATGAACTTAATGATGTCTTTCAACATCAATTTTGATTTTCTTAAATAAATTAATCATTACTATTCATCTCCTGATTCACCACGACCCAAGTCGCCTAATCCATACTCGTCCATTACCTCGTTACGCTTAGAGTCAAGTTGGTTAATCTCCTGCTCTTCACGTTTTTCATCACCTTGGTAAACTGTTCTAATTGGCCATGGAATTCTAATATCATATTTCTTGAATTCTTCGTACATAATTAGACGCATATCACTTTTTGTTTTGAATTGTGCACCATAATCTCTAACGTAAACCCACATTGAAAAGTCCAAAGATGAATCATTAAACTTGTCAAATCGTACAACTGGTTGTGTTACATCCACATGGATGTCTTTGTCACATCCACAACTAGGTTTGTTTTCTTCTAGATATGGACATCTATTTTGTCTTACAAGATGTCTTCCTTTTGCATCTCTGGCTTCAATCATTGCACGTTTTCCAACTTTAACTAAAATTGATGTGACTTGTCTTGGATTATTCAAATACGAAACACCAACATTTACAACAGCAGGAACAAGTTTGATCTCTTTTGTA is part of the Candidatus Nitrosopelagicus brevis genome and harbors:
- the rnz gene encoding ribonuclease Z; protein product: MKIVYLGTSAAAPTVERSLTCICLVRENEVLMFDAGEGAQVAYLKAGLPWNKKMKIFVTHLHGDHCLGILGLLQTMSLQKRTEAVEIYGPAGIEEFITANIKVLNFGLPFPVFITIVDEGNVVKEKNYQINCCEAQHGIPAFSYCFEENERAGVFYPEKAKELGIPEGKLWQELQNGNSIEINGKNIDSSQVTGEKRPGKKIGISGDTRPTQKLKEFFENSDYLSFDCTFSYELKDRAIETNHSTAKEAAELAKEANVKNLILTHFSARYNDESVLIDEAKQTHNSVIAAKDLLEIDV
- a CDS encoding ribose-phosphate diphosphokinase, which produces MAKFTVVGGDSSSDLAKRIARKIKSPYIKTEKKVFPDGESKITINQIPKKSIVVVVQSTYPPVDSNLLELLSIVSKVQKFSSKVYAVIPYMGYARQDREFLGGEIITIGVVGKLLKAAGVKKILTVDIHSKLALKELRISSENVSAMEVLVKHFKKMKMKNPVVVSPDLGGKERAVKFSELLKTDFIALKKQRDRKTGKVKILSGKVDVKDRDLILVDDMISTGGSIIKATQFLKKQKCRRVFVACTHALLVNDAAKKIKNAGVSQIISTNTIPGESAKVDVSKVISDALK
- a CDS encoding metal-dependent hydrolase, which encodes MIGAFFPESEFTIVIGNPLVVSSVTYEHVLGHILWGAVIGLGTLSIRYIILGGSFAIFLDSDHLLQFLDIELVSRMSHSIPFAVIVSIVFFVILRGKDIRICAVAFGAVLSHIAFDIFLADVALNSDTEFPLFSPFTFETISFQGLDWLGVQIIGVSVVAITSYFYKRKEIRLKNNLTKT